A region of Marnyiella aurantia DNA encodes the following proteins:
- a CDS encoding MFS transporter, which yields MPDSSKIFDTPTKRILPFILATAIFMQMLDSTILNTSLPSIAADLHESPLDMQNTIISYVLTLALFMPVSGFLADKFGTKKVFIFSIVVFSLGSLFCAASQNLSQLVISRVVQGLGGSLMTPVGRLALIRTYDRNELLPALNYAIVPALIGPVLGPLVGGYMVDYLSWHWIFLINIPIGLIGIFLSLKYMPDYKSEEISFDLKGFLIFASASLLLSVALELFGTSAHTTPVLLIFVLGFLMIYYYYRHASKTADPIFPLNLFQVRTFRVGVLGNLATRLGISSVPLLLPLMIQIAYGQSAVISGWIVAPMALTAMFGKSSVIRILNRFGYRKTLMINTFIIGILICCMGIPGINTSIWWFLPIIAVLGFFNSIQFTSMNTISLADLRNSHTSSGNSLLAVNQQLAIGFGIAFGLIVLKIFEGNTALMHGNPHLAFRYTFIVVGLLTILSGFVFRRLHSRDGENMRSAHG from the coding sequence ATGCCCGATTCTTCAAAGATTTTTGACACACCCACCAAAAGAATTCTTCCTTTCATACTGGCTACTGCGATATTCATGCAGATGCTGGACTCCACAATCCTGAATACTTCCCTGCCCTCCATAGCTGCTGACCTGCACGAGTCGCCGCTGGATATGCAGAATACCATCATAAGCTACGTTCTCACGCTTGCATTGTTCATGCCCGTAAGCGGCTTTCTGGCAGATAAATTCGGCACTAAGAAAGTTTTTATATTTTCCATTGTAGTATTCAGTTTGGGATCCTTGTTCTGTGCCGCATCGCAAAACCTTAGTCAGCTAGTTATTTCGCGCGTAGTGCAGGGTCTTGGCGGCAGCTTGATGACACCTGTTGGCCGTTTGGCACTCATCCGCACCTACGACAGGAACGAACTGTTGCCGGCACTTAATTACGCTATTGTTCCCGCTCTGATAGGTCCGGTGCTTGGTCCGCTGGTAGGCGGTTATATGGTAGATTATCTCTCATGGCACTGGATTTTCCTCATTAACATACCCATCGGTTTAATAGGTATTTTTCTTAGTCTGAAATACATGCCCGACTACAAATCCGAAGAAATCAGTTTTGACCTCAAAGGCTTTCTTATTTTCGCTTCAGCCTCACTGCTTCTTTCGGTTGCGCTGGAACTTTTCGGCACTTCCGCACATACAACGCCGGTGCTGCTGATTTTTGTTCTTGGCTTCCTGATGATCTATTATTATTACCGGCATGCAAGTAAGACTGCAGACCCTATCTTCCCACTGAATCTTTTCCAGGTAAGGACTTTCCGCGTCGGGGTGCTGGGAAATCTGGCTACGCGCCTGGGCATCAGTTCGGTGCCGCTGCTCCTGCCACTCATGATACAGATTGCCTATGGCCAAAGTGCGGTAATATCGGGCTGGATTGTAGCACCTATGGCTCTGACGGCCATGTTTGGAAAATCGTCCGTCATCAGAATTCTGAACAGGTTCGGCTACAGAAAAACTCTCATGATCAATACCTTTATCATCGGAATCCTGATTTGCTGCATGGGAATTCCCGGTATTAACACATCAATATGGTGGTTCCTTCCCATCATAGCGGTTCTGGGATTCTTCAATTCCATACAGTTCACTTCTATGAACACCATTTCCCTGGCCGACCTGCGTAACAGCCATACCAGCAGCGGAAACTCTCTCCTGGCAGTGAACCAGCAGCTGGCCATTGGTTTCGGTATCGCTTTCGGGCTCATCGTACTGAAGATATTTGAAGGCAACACCGCATTAATGCACGGTAATCCACACTTAGCATTCAGGTACACTTTTATAGTGGTAGGGCTTCTCACCATTCTTTCCGGGTTTGTATTTCGCAGGCTTCATTCCAGGGATGGTGAGAATATGAGGTCCGCCCACGGATAG
- a CDS encoding NAD(P)-dependent oxidoreductase, translated as MKIALIGATGFVGKAILNELLERNYEVNAIARDTSKISTENGKLQKTQVDVFDEGKLSETIKGSDAIISAYNPGWSNPDIHEEYLKGALAIEKAAEESGVKKLIVIGGAGTLKLDGNYIVDGPDFPKEIYPGASAVRNYFVENLSKNETLNWEFFSPALEMNMYSSDKEKTGKYRLGTESPVFDSEGRSRHSVQDLAVAVVDELENKKFNRQIFTAAY; from the coding sequence ATGAAAATAGCACTTATCGGCGCTACAGGATTTGTAGGAAAAGCCATACTGAATGAACTTCTTGAAAGGAATTATGAAGTTAATGCCATCGCCAGAGATACGTCAAAGATTTCTACCGAAAATGGTAAACTTCAAAAGACTCAGGTCGATGTTTTTGATGAGGGAAAACTTTCCGAAACGATAAAAGGCAGCGACGCCATTATCAGCGCGTACAATCCCGGGTGGAGCAATCCTGATATACATGAAGAATATCTGAAAGGAGCACTTGCGATAGAAAAAGCAGCAGAGGAGTCAGGCGTGAAAAAACTGATCGTGATTGGAGGAGCAGGAACTCTGAAATTAGACGGAAATTATATCGTGGACGGACCCGATTTTCCAAAAGAAATCTATCCTGGTGCGAGCGCAGTGCGTAATTATTTTGTGGAAAATCTCAGCAAAAATGAAACTCTCAACTGGGAATTCTTCAGCCCCGCTCTGGAAATGAACATGTATAGCAGCGACAAAGAAAAGACAGGAAAATACAGGCTCGGAACTGAAAGTCCGGTTTTCGACAGCGAAGGCCGTTCGCGTCATTCCGTACAGGACCTTGCTGTAGCGGTGGTAGACGAACTTGAGAATAAAAAATTCAACCGTCAGATTTTCACCGCTGCCTATTAA
- a CDS encoding LLM class flavin-dependent oxidoreductase, whose product MKKIEFGLMTFADAAPETTANSGQNAHRRINELLQEIKLADDLGIEIYGVGEHHRPDYAVSSPTTVLAAAAAITTNIKLTSAVTVLSSEDPVRVYQQFATVDAISGGRAEIMAGRGSFIESFPLFGYDLDHYNELFEEKLDLLLEINKSEMVSWSGQHRASINNLGVYPRAVKGEIPVWLAAGGTPASAIRAAKLHLPLMLAIIGGMPQQFTPFINLYKKTALENGVKPEDLQVGINNHMFIGEDGDRVADEYFPHYAQMMDRVGKSRGWQPMTRQQFEFMRSPEGSLLVGSVEQVVDKIVYEYQLFGFTRFLGHASLGFVPHELTMKSIELYATQVVPEVKRRLGVV is encoded by the coding sequence ATGAAAAAAATAGAATTTGGTTTAATGACATTCGCCGATGCGGCTCCCGAAACCACTGCGAATTCGGGACAGAATGCGCATCGCAGAATTAATGAGCTTCTGCAGGAAATAAAGTTGGCGGATGATCTCGGAATAGAAATTTACGGCGTGGGCGAACATCACCGGCCGGATTACGCGGTGTCCTCACCTACCACTGTGCTCGCCGCCGCCGCCGCAATTACCACAAATATTAAACTTACTTCCGCAGTAACCGTTTTGAGTTCTGAGGATCCGGTAAGGGTCTATCAGCAGTTTGCTACGGTAGATGCTATTTCGGGGGGCCGTGCCGAAATTATGGCCGGTCGAGGCTCGTTTATTGAGTCCTTCCCTCTTTTTGGGTATGACCTGGACCATTATAACGAGCTTTTCGAAGAAAAGCTGGACCTTCTGTTGGAAATTAACAAGTCAGAAATGGTAAGCTGGTCCGGACAGCACCGTGCTTCAATAAATAATTTAGGGGTTTACCCGCGTGCCGTGAAGGGAGAAATCCCCGTGTGGCTGGCTGCGGGCGGCACGCCGGCCTCAGCAATTCGGGCTGCAAAACTGCATTTGCCGCTTATGCTTGCTATTATTGGCGGTATGCCGCAACAGTTTACTCCGTTTATCAACCTCTATAAAAAAACTGCTCTGGAAAATGGTGTGAAGCCCGAAGACCTGCAGGTTGGAATTAACAATCATATGTTTATTGGCGAAGACGGCGATAGGGTTGCTGATGAATACTTCCCGCATTACGCGCAGATGATGGACCGGGTGGGCAAAAGCCGTGGGTGGCAACCGATGACCCGTCAGCAGTTTGAATTCATGCGCTCGCCGGAAGGTTCCCTTTTGGTCGGAAGTGTGGAACAGGTAGTTGACAAGATTGTATACGAATATCAACTGTTTGGATTTACACGTTTCCTGGGCCACGCCAGCCTGGGCTTCGTGCCGCATGAGCTTACCATGAAATCCATCGAACTTTACGCTACACAGGTAGTACCGGAAGTCAAGCGCCGGCTTGGAGTTGTTTAA
- a CDS encoding pirin family protein, with protein sequence MSNLGLIIEEKAADIGNFLVGRLLPFREKRAVGPFVFIDHMGPAALKDYQNLDVAPHPHIGLSTLTYLLEGAIQHKDSLGNDLEIQPGAVNWMTAGTGVVHSERTPEYLRSTEKHLHGFQIWVGLPKDLEQSEPSFHHTEAADVPGWTDGGLRYKLIAGELSGRKSPVPVHSLLFFLEISSTGIQKVNIGSELFGEVAMYVLNGTVTVDGQVFGGKQLLIAKDAKLCEFEMSDSATVYLFGGEPFPEERYIFWNFVNSDKAVIEKATENWHQQNHEAFPLVPGDTDDYVPLPEAVLKSRLSR encoded by the coding sequence ATGTCTAACCTCGGATTAATTATAGAAGAGAAAGCTGCAGACATCGGCAATTTTTTAGTAGGCAGACTGCTGCCCTTCCGCGAGAAAAGAGCCGTTGGGCCCTTTGTATTTATAGACCATATGGGTCCGGCAGCCCTGAAGGATTACCAGAATCTTGATGTCGCACCGCACCCCCATATTGGACTGTCTACCCTTACCTATCTTCTGGAAGGCGCCATACAGCATAAAGACAGTCTGGGTAATGACCTGGAGATACAGCCGGGAGCGGTGAACTGGATGACGGCCGGAACAGGAGTGGTACATTCCGAGCGAACTCCGGAGTACCTCAGAAGTACTGAAAAACATCTGCATGGATTCCAGATTTGGGTAGGACTTCCAAAGGATCTTGAACAGAGTGAACCCAGTTTTCATCACACCGAGGCAGCTGATGTTCCCGGTTGGACAGATGGCGGCCTGCGCTACAAACTTATTGCGGGTGAACTTTCAGGCAGAAAATCTCCGGTACCGGTACACTCACTCCTTTTCTTCCTCGAAATTAGCAGTACCGGCATTCAGAAAGTGAACATTGGAAGTGAGCTTTTTGGTGAAGTTGCCATGTATGTTCTGAATGGCACGGTAACAGTGGACGGACAGGTTTTCGGTGGCAAGCAACTATTAATAGCTAAGGATGCAAAACTCTGCGAATTTGAAATGAGTGACAGTGCAACCGTCTATCTTTTTGGCGGTGAACCGTTTCCTGAGGAGCGTTATATCTTCTGGAACTTCGTCAATTCCGATAAAGCGGTTATAGAAAAGGCTACGGAGAATTGGCATCAGCAAAACCATGAGGCATTTCCTTTGGTTCCGGGTGATACAGATGATTACGTGCCTTTGCCGGAGGCAGTTCTCAAGTCGAGACTTTCCAGGTAA
- a CDS encoding GNAT family N-acetyltransferase — translation MTEIKHENDGHKGAFNLYVDGKKAGSMTYTGAGDDKFIIDHTEVNEAYNGQGLAKKLVFAGAEYARENGKTVIPLCTYAKATFQKNKEIQDVL, via the coding sequence ATGACTGAAATAAAACACGAAAACGATGGCCACAAGGGAGCGTTCAACCTTTATGTAGACGGAAAAAAGGCCGGCAGCATGACCTATACCGGTGCGGGCGATGATAAGTTTATTATAGACCACACCGAAGTTAATGAAGCGTACAACGGTCAGGGCCTGGCGAAAAAGCTTGTATTTGCTGGCGCGGAATATGCACGGGAAAACGGAAAGACGGTGATTCCGCTTTGCACGTATGCTAAGGCGACATTCCAGAAGAATAAAGAAATTCAGGATGTTCTCTAG
- a CDS encoding sodium:solute symporter translates to MNSATILILFVFAYFIGLLVIAYLTSRNADNQSFFIGNKKSKWWLVAFGMIGTSLSGVTFISVPGTVGKMTAGEYPFGGFEYYMMVIGFFLGYFIVAAVLLPLYYRMNLTSIYTYLGRRFNLEAHKIGSLFFIISRSIGATARLYLVVNVLQIFLLQALGVPFWVTAGVILLMVLLYTFEGGVKTIVITDTLQTSFMILSLVACIIFIISNLNLSYGEAYTILADKDYTHLINTDINSKTFFLKTVLGGMFITIAMTGLDQEMMQKNISVDNLKNSKKNMLTFAGTLLIVNLAFLFLGGLLYLFAMENGAVYSQVVDVVNGKQNITNVFGFPDAASGNITNIMGDDLFPALSLQGYFPLFIAVIFIIGLISALFPSADGALTAVTSSYCVDLLNMNEDQTKTEKQKKRLRMKIHLIFTVVFFALIMIFKAIDDKSIVYLIMEVAGYTYGPLLGLFAFGILTRFQITKKYSIIAVTLLAPVVTYLINYLVTQNTDYRIGVELIMINGLLTFIGLWLIRNRGTHLRVVE, encoded by the coding sequence ATGAATTCCGCCACAATACTGATTCTGTTTGTATTTGCCTATTTTATCGGTCTGCTTGTCATTGCTTACCTGACCAGCCGTAACGCCGATAACCAGTCGTTTTTTATCGGTAATAAGAAAAGTAAATGGTGGCTTGTGGCCTTCGGGATGATCGGGACCAGCCTCAGTGGTGTCACCTTTATCTCGGTACCCGGTACCGTGGGCAAAATGACCGCCGGTGAATATCCTTTTGGCGGTTTCGAGTACTATATGATGGTCATCGGCTTTTTCCTGGGCTATTTTATTGTGGCCGCTGTACTGCTTCCGCTGTACTACAGGATGAACCTGACCTCCATTTACACCTACCTGGGCCGACGGTTCAACTTGGAAGCGCATAAGATTGGCTCATTATTCTTTATAATTTCCCGCTCTATTGGCGCCACGGCCCGGCTGTACCTGGTGGTAAACGTGCTGCAGATTTTCCTGCTTCAGGCGCTTGGCGTACCATTTTGGGTTACCGCCGGTGTCATACTACTCATGGTATTGCTTTACACTTTTGAAGGCGGTGTGAAGACCATCGTGATCACCGATACGCTGCAGACCTCGTTTATGATCCTGAGTCTTGTGGCGTGTATCATCTTTATCATTTCCAATCTCAACCTGTCCTATGGCGAGGCTTACACTATACTGGCCGACAAGGATTATACGCATCTCATCAATACGGATATAAATTCCAAAACATTTTTCCTGAAAACGGTTCTGGGCGGGATGTTCATCACCATTGCGATGACGGGTCTGGATCAGGAAATGATGCAGAAAAACATTTCTGTGGACAACCTTAAGAATTCAAAAAAGAACATGCTCACCTTCGCCGGTACGCTGCTGATCGTAAATCTGGCCTTCCTGTTTCTGGGTGGCCTGCTTTACCTTTTCGCCATGGAAAACGGCGCGGTGTACAGTCAGGTAGTTGATGTTGTAAACGGTAAGCAGAACATCACCAATGTATTCGGATTTCCGGATGCAGCTAGCGGTAACATCACCAATATTATGGGCGATGACCTCTTCCCGGCACTTTCTTTACAGGGTTATTTTCCTCTGTTTATTGCGGTTATATTTATCATCGGGTTAATTTCAGCTCTGTTTCCATCGGCTGACGGTGCGCTTACGGCCGTTACCAGTTCTTACTGCGTAGATTTGCTGAACATGAACGAGGACCAAACAAAAACCGAGAAGCAGAAAAAAAGATTGAGGATGAAGATCCATCTTATTTTCACGGTGGTTTTCTTTGCGCTGATTATGATTTTTAAAGCCATCGATGACAAATCCATTGTATACCTGATTATGGAAGTGGCAGGTTATACCTACGGTCCGCTGCTGGGTCTGTTTGCCTTCGGTATCCTGACCAGGTTTCAGATTACAAAGAAGTACAGCATAATTGCAGTTACTTTACTTGCACCTGTGGTTACCTACCTTATCAATTATCTGGTAACACAAAACACCGATTACCGTATTGGCGTGGAGCTGATTATGATTAACGGCCTGCTCACATTCATCGGGCTGTGGCTCATACGCAACCGCGGCACCCACCTTAGGGTTGTTGAGTAA
- a CDS encoding transketolase: protein MSKSIEELKSLTTQIRRDILRMVHAVNSGHPGGSLGCTEYFTALYGKVMNYQLPFTMEGKGEDLFFLSNGHISPVFYSTLARFGFFPVAELATFRKLNTRLQGHPTTHDNLPGVRIASGSLGQGLSVAVGAALAKKMDGDDSLVYTLHGDGELQEGQIWEALMFAAHNKVDNLIATIDYNNRQIDGDTDDVLSLGDLHAKLEAFGWKVLNEKNGNDLETVISILERAKQEAGNGKPVVIILHTEMGFGVDYMMGTHAWHGKAPNDEQLDTAFKQLYLEASEDY, encoded by the coding sequence ATGAGTAAAAGTATTGAAGAGCTGAAATCTCTTACAACACAAATCAGAAGAGACATTTTGAGGATGGTGCACGCCGTTAACTCCGGCCATCCCGGCGGAAGTTTAGGCTGTACCGAGTACTTCACCGCGCTTTACGGTAAGGTGATGAACTACCAACTGCCGTTTACGATGGAAGGTAAAGGTGAGGATCTGTTCTTCCTTTCCAACGGACATATTTCGCCGGTATTCTACTCTACCCTGGCAAGATTTGGATTTTTCCCGGTTGCAGAACTGGCTACATTCAGAAAGCTGAACACCAGATTACAGGGACACCCTACCACTCACGACAATTTACCGGGCGTTAGGATCGCTTCCGGTTCTTTGGGTCAGGGATTATCTGTGGCTGTCGGTGCGGCCCTGGCTAAGAAAATGGACGGCGACGATTCATTGGTGTACACGCTTCACGGTGACGGTGAATTGCAGGAAGGGCAGATTTGGGAAGCTCTGATGTTTGCTGCTCATAATAAAGTAGATAATTTAATTGCAACCATTGACTATAACAACAGGCAGATCGACGGTGATACCGACGATGTCCTAAGTCTGGGAGATTTACACGCAAAACTGGAAGCTTTTGGCTGGAAAGTGCTGAATGAGAAAAACGGTAACGACCTGGAGACTGTAATTTCAATCCTGGAGCGTGCGAAACAGGAAGCCGGAAACGGAAAACCTGTAGTCATCATCCTACACACCGAAATGGGCTTTGGGGTAGATTATATGATGGGCACTCACGCATGGCACGGAAAAGCGCCAAACGACGAGCAGCTGGATACCGCTTTCAAGCAGCTTTATCTGGAAGCCAGCGAGGACTATTAA
- a CDS encoding transketolase family protein: MKYQVLDNKDTRSGFGAGLAELADTNPNVVALCADLIGSLKMEKFIEKAPERFIQVGIAEANMMGIAAGLTINGKIPFTGTFANFSTSRVYDQIRQSIAYSNKNVKICASHAGLTLGEDGATHQVLEDIGMMKMLPGMTVINTCDYNQTKAATLAIADFEGPVYLRFGRPVVPVFIPEDMPFEIGKGIMLQEGTDVTIVATGHLVWESLVAADQLEKEGISCEVINIHTIKPLDEEIILKSVEKTGRIVTAEEHNYLGGLGESVAGMLARKRPTIQEFVAVNDTFGESATPAELMKKYEIDADAVMAAVKRIMSR; this comes from the coding sequence ATGAAATACCAAGTTTTAGATAATAAAGATACAAGAAGCGGTTTCGGAGCCGGATTGGCCGAACTTGCTGATACTAACCCCAACGTCGTAGCTCTTTGCGCAGACCTCATCGGCTCCCTGAAGATGGAAAAATTCATCGAAAAAGCACCGGAGCGTTTCATCCAGGTGGGAATTGCCGAAGCGAATATGATGGGAATTGCCGCCGGACTTACGATTAACGGAAAAATTCCTTTCACGGGAACTTTCGCCAACTTTTCTACCTCCCGCGTGTACGACCAAATCCGTCAGTCCATCGCCTACTCCAACAAAAATGTAAAGATCTGTGCATCCCACGCCGGACTGACATTGGGTGAAGACGGTGCTACGCACCAGGTGCTGGAGGATATCGGAATGATGAAAATGCTGCCGGGAATGACGGTGATCAATACCTGCGATTACAACCAGACCAAAGCCGCAACATTGGCAATCGCCGATTTCGAAGGACCTGTTTACCTTAGGTTTGGACGTCCTGTGGTTCCGGTTTTTATTCCGGAGGATATGCCGTTTGAAATTGGCAAAGGAATTATGCTTCAGGAAGGGACAGATGTAACCATTGTAGCTACCGGACACCTGGTTTGGGAATCTCTGGTTGCGGCCGATCAGCTTGAAAAGGAAGGAATTTCATGCGAGGTGATTAACATCCACACAATCAAACCTTTGGACGAAGAAATCATCCTGAAATCAGTGGAGAAAACCGGAAGGATTGTTACAGCCGAAGAGCACAACTACCTTGGTGGTCTGGGTGAATCTGTAGCCGGAATGCTGGCTAGAAAAAGACCGACAATCCAGGAATTTGTAGCAGTGAACGATACCTTCGGCGAATCTGCAACTCCGGCAGAACTGATGAAGAAATACGAAATTGATGCAGATGCCGTGATGGCCGCTGTAAAAAGGATTATGTCCAGATAA
- a CDS encoding chloride channel protein has protein sequence MERKKIVKQHYFKLILASMAVALASAVLAFSLKHLTEFLQDRFFSAASGYTMLYILLPSVGITTIYFLRKYVFQKRKNKGITEIYKTLDQRKEHLPLFKIPSHFINGFLTVIFGGSTGIEVSTVVATATIGNYGYKKEFSARMYKRELICAGVVAGVAILFTSPLAGFLFAMEVIARKMRPSLIISCAAAALISLAFIQLFDNQTIFNTPVTNWSYAAVPFFILLSISGGLLSVYFTLLVTSMKKFFRGISNNFIRVILGAIAVGLLIFFYPALYGDSYHGLRLMLESPLDGSSATLMLILTLAVLKPLAAALTLGSGGDGGVFAPSIVAGAFLGLSFALIGNNYFGMQLIPVNFALIGAAATLSAALYAPFTSSVLICSLLPGGFMLYLPVLICCFIATFIAKRILPYNVYTYDRYINPASS, from the coding sequence TTGGAAAGAAAGAAAATTGTAAAGCAGCATTACTTCAAGCTTATTTTGGCATCGATGGCAGTGGCCCTCGCAAGTGCTGTTCTGGCTTTTAGCCTGAAGCACCTTACTGAATTCCTGCAGGATAGATTTTTTAGCGCCGCAAGCGGATACACAATGTTATACATTCTCCTGCCCTCAGTAGGAATAACAACGATTTACTTTTTAAGGAAATATGTTTTTCAGAAACGGAAAAATAAAGGCATAACCGAGATCTACAAAACACTGGACCAGCGGAAGGAACACTTGCCGTTATTTAAGATTCCATCGCACTTTATCAATGGTTTCCTAACTGTTATTTTCGGCGGATCCACTGGTATCGAGGTATCAACCGTTGTGGCTACAGCTACTATTGGAAATTATGGCTACAAAAAGGAGTTCTCAGCCAGGATGTATAAAAGGGAACTCATTTGCGCAGGCGTTGTTGCGGGTGTGGCAATATTATTTACCAGCCCGTTGGCGGGGTTTCTGTTTGCGATGGAGGTAATCGCTCGCAAGATGCGGCCTTCACTTATTATTTCCTGCGCCGCCGCGGCATTAATCAGTCTTGCTTTTATCCAGCTTTTCGACAACCAGACAATATTTAATACGCCTGTAACGAACTGGAGCTACGCTGCAGTACCCTTTTTTATATTGTTAAGTATTTCCGGTGGTCTTCTTTCTGTATATTTCACCCTGCTCGTTACGAGTATGAAAAAGTTTTTCAGAGGGATTTCCAATAATTTTATTCGGGTAATTCTTGGTGCTATAGCCGTTGGTTTGCTGATTTTCTTTTATCCTGCTTTATACGGCGACAGCTATCACGGTTTAAGGCTTATGCTGGAAAGCCCGCTGGACGGAAGCAGCGCAACTTTGATGCTGATACTGACTCTGGCTGTGCTGAAGCCATTGGCTGCAGCACTTACGCTTGGCTCCGGGGGTGACGGTGGTGTTTTTGCGCCCAGCATAGTAGCCGGAGCTTTCTTGGGTCTTAGCTTTGCTCTTATTGGGAACAACTATTTTGGAATGCAGCTCATTCCGGTTAACTTTGCTCTTATTGGTGCGGCTGCCACACTTTCTGCGGCTCTCTACGCACCGTTTACATCAAGTGTATTGATCTGCAGCTTACTTCCAGGCGGCTTCATGCTCTATTTACCGGTGCTCATCTGCTGTTTTATTGCCACCTTCATTGCAAAGAGGATACTACCGTATAATGTTTATACCTACGACCGGTATATAAATCCCGCTTCCTCATAA
- the ric gene encoding iron-sulfur cluster repair di-iron protein, with amino-acid sequence MLTQEKAIGDFVAENFRTAEVFKKYNIDFCCKGGRTIEEACDRKNVNPEDIYRELEEISNQKSSDIDFNSWPLDLLADYVEKTHHRYVEEKTAMLIPYLNKLCKVHGDRHSELFEINELFQESAGDLGAHMKKEELILFPFIKKMVTAQRSGEPLDKPHFGTVENPVAMMKDEHEAEGDRFVKISELTNGYQFPDDACGTYQVTFKMLEDFENDLHKHIHLENNILFPKAVALEKTF; translated from the coding sequence ATGTTAACTCAGGAAAAAGCAATAGGCGACTTCGTTGCGGAGAATTTCAGAACGGCGGAAGTTTTTAAAAAATACAATATTGACTTCTGCTGCAAGGGCGGACGTACAATTGAGGAAGCTTGCGACAGGAAAAATGTAAATCCGGAAGATATCTACCGCGAACTGGAAGAAATTTCCAACCAGAAATCTTCTGACATTGATTTTAACAGCTGGCCACTGGACCTGCTGGCAGATTATGTGGAAAAGACTCACCACCGTTATGTTGAAGAAAAAACAGCCATGCTGATTCCTTATTTGAACAAACTTTGCAAAGTACATGGCGACCGTCATTCCGAACTGTTTGAGATCAATGAACTGTTTCAGGAAAGCGCCGGGGATTTAGGTGCCCACATGAAAAAAGAAGAGCTCATTCTTTTCCCCTTCATCAAAAAAATGGTTACAGCACAACGTAGTGGTGAGCCTCTGGATAAGCCTCATTTCGGCACCGTTGAAAATCCTGTAGCCATGATGAAAGACGAGCATGAGGCTGAAGGCGACCGCTTTGTGAAAATTTCAGAATTAACTAACGGTTATCAGTTTCCTGATGATGCCTGCGGAACATATCAGGTGACCTTTAAGATGCTTGAGGATTTTGAAAACGACCTTCATAAGCACATCCATCTGGAAAATAACATCCTCTTCCCCAAAGCAGTTGCCCTGGAGAAAACGTTTTGA
- a CDS encoding RrF2 family transcriptional regulator, with product MFSKACEYAIKAAIYVAKQSLHKELVNVKQVAASVDAPVAFTAKILQRMNREHILESSRGKMGGFVFDEEKQKSTTIYDIVILFDGPGVFTECGLGLRRCSAVNPCPVHEDFKVVRDKLQVMTQKFSFYDLAVRTENGLAWLR from the coding sequence ATGTTTTCCAAAGCCTGTGAGTATGCCATTAAAGCTGCAATTTACGTTGCTAAGCAAAGTTTGCATAAGGAACTTGTAAATGTAAAACAGGTGGCAGCTTCTGTGGACGCTCCGGTTGCCTTTACAGCCAAAATCCTGCAGCGTATGAACCGGGAACACATTCTTGAATCTTCCCGTGGTAAAATGGGTGGTTTTGTGTTTGATGAAGAAAAGCAAAAGTCAACTACCATTTATGATATTGTAATCCTTTTCGACGGACCTGGAGTTTTTACCGAATGCGGTTTGGGATTGCGCAGATGCTCAGCTGTAAATCCATGTCCGGTACATGAAGATTTTAAAGTTGTTCGTGATAAACTCCAGGTAATGACTCAAAAATTTTCATTTTACGACCTGGCGGTGAGAACCGAAAATGGCTTGGCATGGCTGCGGTGA
- a CDS encoding Lrp/AsnC family transcriptional regulator codes for MNYQLDEIDKRILDFLVKNTRMPFTEIAKQMDVSAGTIHVRVKKMEDAGIILGSSLSIDYGKLDYHFTAFIGILLTKSNRTQDVLKELSTIPNVVEASVISGKYNIFCKMRAKNTEDAKRIIYMIDDIQDVMRTESMISMEEYLSDKNRLIDAVRI; via the coding sequence ATGAATTATCAGTTAGATGAGATAGACAAGAGAATTCTTGATTTTCTCGTGAAAAACACCCGTATGCCTTTTACCGAAATTGCTAAACAAATGGACGTTTCTGCCGGTACTATACATGTTAGGGTTAAGAAAATGGAAGATGCGGGAATCATCCTTGGATCTTCTTTAAGCATTGATTATGGTAAGCTGGATTATCATTTCACTGCCTTTATCGGAATCCTTCTTACAAAATCCAACCGTACCCAGGACGTTCTAAAGGAATTATCCACTATCCCTAATGTAGTGGAAGCAAGCGTGATTTCCGGCAAATACAATATTTTCTGTAAGATGCGTGCGAAGAATACTGAAGATGCCAAAAGAATCATTTATATGATTGATGACATCCAGGATGTTATGAGAACTGAAAGTATGATCTCTATGGAAGAGTATCTGAGCGACAAGAATAGGCTCATTGATGCTGTAAGAATTTAA